The following are encoded in a window of Chionomys nivalis chromosome X, mChiNiv1.1, whole genome shotgun sequence genomic DNA:
- the Gpr174 gene encoding probable G-protein coupled receptor 174, whose protein sequence is MIANYTCNKTDGDNTDFRYFIYAVTYTVILVPGLIGNILALWVFYGYMKETKRAVVFMINLAIADLLQILSLPLRIFYYLNHDWPFGPGLCMFCFYLKYVNMYASIYFLVCISVRRFWFLMYPFRFNDGKQKYDLYISIVGWLIICLACLLFPLLRTNDDTPGNRTKCFVDLPTRNVNLAQSVAMITIGELVGFVTPLLIVLYCTWKTALSLQNKYPISQHLGEKKKALKMILTCAGVFLICFAPYHFSFPLDFLVKSNEIKSCVARRVILIFHSVALCLASLNSCLDPIIYYFTTNEFRRRLSRQDLPDSVQLQTKSYKIVSNHTTSTVTTRLC, encoded by the coding sequence ATGATTGCTAATTATACATGTAACAAGACTGATGGAGACAATACAGATTTTCGGTACTTCATTTATGCAGTAACATACACTGTCATTCTTGTGCCAGGGCTCATAGGGAACATATTAGCCTTGTGGGTATTTTATGGCTATATGAAAGAAACCAAAAGGGCTGTGGTATTTATGATAAATTTAGCTATTGCTGACTTATTGCAAATTCTTTCTCTGCCACTGAGAATCTTTTACTACTTGAACCATGACTGGCCATTTGGTCCTGGCCTCTGCATGTTTTGCTTCTATCTGAAATATGTTAACATGTATGCAAGCATATACTTCTTGGTCTGCATCAGTGTACGAAGATTTTGGTTTCTCATGTACCCCTTTCGTTTCAATGACGGCAAGCAGAAATATGACTTGTATATCAGCATTGTTGGCTGGTTGATCATCTGCCTTGCCTGCCTACTTTTTCCTCTCCTCAGAACCAATGATGATACCCCAGGCAACAGAACCAAATGCTTTGTGGATCTTCCTACCAGGAATGTCAATTTGGCCCAATCTGTTGCCATGATAACCATTGGAGAATTGGTTGGGTTTGTTACTCCTCTCCTGATTGTCCTGTACTGTACATGGAAAACAGCTTTATCATTACAAAACAAATACCCCATTTCTCAACAtcttggagagaaaaagaaagccttGAAGATGATTCTGACTTGTGCAGGGGTATTTCTAATTTGCTTTGCACCTTATCACTTCAGCTTTCCTTTAGATTTCCTGGTTAAATCCAATGAAATTAAGAGCTGTGTAGCCAGAAGAGTGATTCTAATATTTCATTCTGTGGCCCTATGTCTGGCAAGTCTTAATTCCTGCCTTGACCCAATCATATATTATTTTACCACTAATGAGTTCAGAAGACGTCTTTCAAGACAAGATTTGCCTGATAGCGTCCAACTCCAGACAAAATCATATAAAATTGTGAGTAACCATACCACTTCCACGGTGACAACTAGACTATGctaa